The candidate division WOR-3 bacterium genome window below encodes:
- a CDS encoding saccharopine dehydrogenase, with protein sequence MKRVLQLGAGMSAGPMPRYLLEQPDIGVTIADKVVGSAQKLAGGHDRAKGIGLDVEDEAALDKLVAGADLVVSLLPYTYHVKVANLCLKYRKPFVTASYASDAMRALDAQAKAAGVIFLNEIGLDPGIDHMSAMKIIHDVQKAGGTVASFMSYCGGLPAPEANDNPLGYKFSWSPKGVVMAGRNDARYLKDGKEVFIPGPDLFGNRWPLKVADGFEFEAYANRNSLPYIETYGLKGVRTMLRGTLRNPGWCATLKAIADLGVLKDDAVKPGIAALTPAGWLRSFVPGSGGLRVDTATRLNLQPGDPILERFAWLGLFEEKPIGLEQGSNLDILAKQMLDRMAYKPVERDMIVLHHEFIAEKPQASSPKPQAERIYSTLIAFGEPNGDSSMARTVSLPAAIAVRMILQGELKLTGVQIPVLPEIYEPVLAELARLGIECKERKVPVV encoded by the coding sequence ATGAAGCGCGTATTGCAGCTCGGCGCGGGGATGAGCGCCGGGCCGATGCCGCGATACCTGCTGGAACAACCGGATATCGGCGTGACGATTGCCGACAAGGTCGTCGGCAGCGCGCAGAAGCTGGCCGGCGGCCATGACCGCGCAAAGGGCATCGGGCTCGATGTTGAGGACGAGGCGGCGCTGGACAAGCTCGTCGCCGGTGCGGACCTTGTCGTCAGCCTGTTGCCCTATACCTATCACGTCAAGGTCGCCAATCTCTGTTTGAAGTACCGGAAGCCGTTCGTGACGGCCTCCTACGCCAGCGACGCGATGCGGGCGCTTGACGCGCAGGCGAAGGCGGCCGGCGTCATCTTCCTGAACGAGATCGGCCTCGACCCGGGCATCGACCACATGTCGGCAATGAAGATCATCCACGACGTGCAGAAGGCAGGGGGCACGGTGGCGAGCTTCATGTCCTACTGCGGCGGCTTGCCTGCTCCCGAGGCGAATGACAACCCGCTGGGCTACAAGTTCTCCTGGAGCCCGAAGGGCGTGGTGATGGCGGGCAGAAACGACGCCCGCTATCTCAAGGACGGCAAGGAAGTGTTCATCCCAGGCCCGGACCTGTTCGGCAACCGCTGGCCTTTGAAGGTCGCGGATGGGTTTGAGTTCGAGGCCTACGCTAATCGGAACTCGCTGCCGTACATCGAGACCTACGGCTTGAAGGGCGTTCGGACGATGCTGCGCGGCACCCTGCGCAATCCCGGCTGGTGCGCCACGCTCAAGGCGATTGCCGACCTCGGCGTGCTGAAGGACGATGCGGTCAAGCCGGGCATTGCCGCGCTCACGCCGGCCGGCTGGCTGCGCTCGTTTGTGCCGGGGTCAGGCGGCTTGCGGGTGGACACCGCAACCCGGCTGAATCTCCAACCCGGCGACCCGATCCTCGAGCGGTTCGCCTGGCTGGGGCTCTTCGAAGAAAAGCCCATCGGTCTCGAACAGGGCTCGAACCTCGACATCCTCGCCAAACAGATGCTCGACCGGATGGCCTACAAGCCGGTAGAGCGGGACATGATCGTCCTGCACCACGAGTTCATTGCCGAGAAGCCTCAAGCCTCAAGCCCCAAGCCGCAAGCTGAGAGGATCTACTCTACGCTCATCGCCTTCGGCGAGCCGAACGGCGACTCGTCCATGGCGCGGACGGTAAGCCTGCCGGCGGCGATCGCTGTTAGGATGATCCTACAGGGCGAGCTGAAGCTCACCGGCGTGCAGATACCGGTGCTGCCCGAAATCTACGAGCCGGTCCTCGCCGAACTGGCGCGGCTCGGTATCGAGTGCAAGGAGCGGAAGGTACCGGTCGTTTAG